Sequence from the Cellulomonas fimi ATCC 484 genome:
GGCGCACGAGCGCGTCGAGCACCCCGGCCGCGGCCGCCACGGACGTCGCCGCGGGCGTCGTCATGACCCGGCTGCCAGGCTGCGCCAGCGCGGCGAGGGAGGGTGCAAGCCCGCCGGTGAGGTCGACGACGTGCACCTCGAGCCCGCCGGCCGGGTGCGCCGCGAGCAGCCGGGTGACGAGCGCGCGCACCATCCGCACGGCGGCAGCGCCGGTGCCGGTCGCGGTGTCGACCCACAGGGGCTGCGACAGCGGCAGGCCGAGCAGCATGGGGAAGCGGAGCGTCGGGGCCTCCTCGACGTGCAGCTCCCCGACGCGCACGGCCGGGGACGGCACCGTCGGCGGCCGCCACCCCCGCCACGCACCGGACGCCCAGGGCGCCATCGCCGCGGGCAGCCGCGCCTCGAACGTGGCGAGCTCGCCGCCGAGCTGGCGCAGGTCCGCGTCGTGCCGCGCCCGCGCCTGCGCGACGAGGTCGTCGCGCTCACGCTCCGCCGTGGCGGCCGCGCGCGCGTACTCGGGCCCGCCGCGCAGCCGCGGGTCGGCGACGAGCGCGGCCAGGGCCTCGTCGCGGCGGCCGTCGGCGTACCCGACGCTGGACCGCAGCGCGGCGGTGGAGCGTGCGGCGTCCTCGAAGATCGCCGCGGCGTGGCGCAGCAGACGCTCGCCGTCGCTGGTGCCCGGCGGCGTCGTCGGGCCCATGGCCGCCGGTGCGGGTGCCGGAGGCGGCGCCGCACCGTGGGCGGCCGGGGCCGCGGGGGCCGCGTGGGCTGCAGGGGCGTCGTCGTCGACGTCGACCCCGTGCTCGGTGACCGCCTGCGCGAGCCCGCCGTCGTACCCCTGCCCGACGGCGCGCACCTTCCACGCCGGACCGCGGCGGTACACCTCGACGGCGACGACCGCGCGCTCGCTCGTCAGCCCGGCCAGCGCGAAACGGGCACGCTCCGTCCCGTCGGCGCCGCGGAGCACCGCCGTGAGAGGCGGCAGAGCGCCGAGCGGCGGGCGGTGCGCGTCGACGCTGACCAGGCACAGCACCGCGTGCACGCGGGCGGGGACCGCGGCGAGCGTCAGGCGGACGCGCGCCGGGGTGCCCGGCTCCAGCGTGGCGCCCGGCGCCGACGGCTGGTTGTAGAACACGAAGTCGTCGGACGACGCGACCCGCTGCCGCTCGTCGACGAGCAGCACGGACACGTCGCAGTCCGCGACCGCCGCGCCCACGACCTCCACGAGGAGCCCCGCGTCCGGCCAGGGTGCGTTCTGCCCCTTCGCGAGCTCGAGCGGTGAGCTCACCCGAGGTACCGGGCGAGCGCCGGGAGGGTGTCCGTCGGGACGCGGGCCTGCATGCCCTCGCCGACGGCCTGCAGCTTCCACGCCGAGCCGTGCCGGTACACCCGCGCCATGAGCATCCCCGTGTACGGCATCCCGCCCGCGAGCGTGTAGCGCGCCAGCTCGGCACCGGTCGTCTGGTCGACGAGCCGGCAGAACGCGTTCTGCACCTGCTCGAACGTGTGGCCCTCGTAGGACGTGACGACGAGCATCACGTTGGTGACGTGCACCGGGACGCGCGTGAGGTCGATGAGGATCGTCTCGTCGTCGCCCTCGCCCTCGCCGGTGCGGTTGTCGCCCGTGTGCTGCACGGACCCGTCGCGGGTGCGCAGGTTGTTGTAGAAGGCGACGTCCACGGGGTCGGTGCCCGCGAAGAGGATCGCGGAGGCGTCCAGGTCGATCTCGACCTCACGGCTGCCGAACATGCCGCGCTTGCGGACCGGGTCCCACCCGAGGCCCATGCGGATCATCGTCAGCGCGACGCCGCCGTCCTTGGTCAGCGTGACCTTCTGACCCTTCGTCAGGCTCACCGGCCGCGCCTTGGTGAGCTGCACCTCGCCGGTCTCGGCGGGTGCGGGCGGCGCCGCGGGCACCGGCGGGGCGGCGGTGGGCGGGGCGACGACGGGCGGGGCGACGACGGGCGGGGCGGCGGCGGGCGGCGGCGGGACCGCAGCGGCAGGAGCCGGGGGAGCGGGCGGCGGCGCGTCCTCGACGGAGACCCCGTGGTCCGTGATGAGGTCGGCGAGCCCGCCCGCGTAGCCCTGACCGACCGCCCGCACCTTCCACGCACCCGCACGGCGGTAGAGCTCGAGCGCGACGACGATGCTCTCGGTCGCGAGGTCGTCCATCGTGAACGCGAACAGCGGCGTGCCGGCGTCGTCCGCGACCCGCGCGACCGGCTGCCCGACGCGGCCGAAGGTCGCCGACGTGTCGTCCAGGCTGGTGACGAGCCGGACGGCGTGCACGTCGGCCGGGACGGACGCGAGGTCCACCTCGACCCGCCACGGCTGCCCCGCGGACGGCTGCACGCACCGCACGCCCGGGCCGGTCGGCTGGTTGTAGAAGACGAAGTCGGCGTCGGAGCGGACCTTGCCGCTCTCGGTGACGAGCAGCGCCGACAGGTCGGCGGGCGCCGGGACGTCGACGGTCAGCGTGACGCGGGGCGCGGTCAGCGGGGCGTTGGCCCCCTTGGTGAGCTGGTCCACCAGGATCCTTCCGTGGGTCGCCGACCGGCAGACGCCACCGGCCGCTCGGAATCTACCGGCGACCAGCGCGTTCCGGGGGTGGTGGCCACGATCGGGTGCGCACGACCGCCCGGCCGCCGCGCGGTCAGCGGTGCAGGAGCACCGGCATGACGAGCCCGACGTCGGCCGGGCGGTCCGCGGGCGAGACGCCGAGGGCGGCGCGCTCGTCGTCGAGGGACAGCGCGACGTGCTCGGCACGTGCCGCGCGCACGGCGTCGAGCAGGAACGAGCGCGAGTAGCCGAGCGTGTCGCCGGGCCGCGGAGGAGCCAGCGCGACGCGCCCGCCGTCGAGCCGCACGACGACGACGTCGCCGGCGCCCACGACGGCCTCCGTCAGCGCGCCGGACGCCATGGTCGCGGCCGGGAGGCCGCTGGGCGGGAGCAGCCGCTCGTAGTCCGGGTACGCGCCCGCGAGCGCGGCGCTCGTGCGGCCCAGGACCTCCAGGCGGTGCGGGTGCAGCGTCACGGGACCGGAGGCGGGCAGCGTCGCCGCGGTCAGCGCGTCCAGGAACGCCGGCGGAGCGAGCACCCGGACGGGCGGGCCGGACGGCTCGGCGACGGGGACCGAGGCCACGGCCAGGCGGGACCGGTCGCACCCGACGAGCCGCAGCGTCGCCCCGTCCAGGTGCAGGAGGACCCCGGCCAGGCCGGGCCACCGGGCGTCGGCCGCACCCACCGCGTGCCGCACGGCGCCGACGGCACCGACGAGCGCGTCCGCGGCGACGACGCACCGTGCCGGTGCGGCGAGCAGGCCCGCGGCGTCGTCGAGGTGCGCCTGCGCGGCGACCAGGTCCTCCACCAGCCGGCGCCGGTGCCGGTCCAGGACCACGGCCGCGTGCTCGGGAGCCCTGAGCACGGCGACCAGGTCGGCCACCGGCAGCCCGGCCCGGCGCAGGCTCGCGACGAGGCGCGCGGGGTGCACCTGCGCGCCGGTGTACCAGCGGTACCCGGTGACGGGGTCGACGTGCGCGGGGCGCAGCACCCCCGTCGCGTCGTAGTACCGCAGCGCGGTCACCGGCAGGCCGCCCGCGCGGGCGAGCTCGCCGATGCTGAGGAGGTCGTCGTGCACGGACCCACTGTGGGCCCTCCACCGGCACGAGGGTCAACCCGTGAACCGGCGTCGGGCCCACACGGCGCACGCGGCGAGGCCCGCGGCCGTCAGCACGAGCGCCGCGCCCGGCGTCGTCCGTTCCGCGACCGCTCCGAGTGCGGCCGTCGTCGCCATGACCGGCACCGCCTGGACCAGCCCGACCAGGGCCTGCACGCGCGCCAGGTGCGTGCGGGGCGCGGTACCCAGGACGAGCGGCGCGAGCCGCGCGGCGAGGGCGCCGTTGCCGAACCCGAGCACCAGCCCGCCCACCGCGGCGACGGCGGGGGCGGACGACCCGCCCGCGGCGACGAGGACGATCCCCGCGGTGCTCACGGTCAGCCCTGTCGCGAGCGGGAGCGTCGTGGCGCGGCCCGCGCGCCTCGCCGGTCGGGCGGCGAGCAGCGCCGCGCACACCGACCCGACGCCGACGGCACCGGTCACCGCCCCGGTCGCGCCGGGCCCCCAGCCCGAGGTGCGGCCGAGCAGCGGCACGAGGAGCGTCGCGACGGGCAGCGCGAGCGCGGCGGAGGCACCCGTCAGGAGCAGCGCCGCACCGAGCCCCGGTGTGCGCAGCACGACCCCGAGGGCGCTCGGCGCCGCGCGACGCACGGCACCGTCCACCGTCGCCGGGTCGGCGCGCTCGCGCACGACCAGCAGGCTGCACAGCGAGACGGCCGACGCGGCCACGGCGCCCCATGCGACCGCCTGCAGCCCGCCCGCTCCCACGAGCAGGCCGCCCAGCGGTGCGGCGGCGAGCAGCACGACCTGCCCCGAGCCCTGGCGCACGGCGAGCGCGCGGGCGAGCAGTCCGTCCGGAACCAGCCGGCGCGGCATCGACCCCGAGGCGGGCAGGCACAGCGCGGTCACCGTGCCGAGCGCCGCCGCCGCGCCGGCGAGCAGCCACGTGGGCGTCCCGAACCGTGCGAGCGCCACGGCGAGGACGGCGGCCAGCACCAGCAGCGCCGCCTCCCCGGCGACCAGCAGCCGCCGCGCCCCGGACCGGTCCGCGACCGCGCCGCCCACCAGCAGCAGGACCACGCGCGGGAGCCCCCCGGACGCCAGGACGAGCGCGGCGGTCGTCCCGCCGAGCCCGGTCGCCGCCCAGCCGAGCGCGAACGCGAGCGTCGCGTCGCCGAGCCGGCCGACCGTGAGCCCCGCCAGCCAGACGAGGTAGGTGCGGGGCAGGGGCGGGGCCGGTGCGTCGACGACGGTCATGGCGGCACGCTCGGCCCTCCACTTGCACGAGGGTCAACCGTGGACTCGCGCGCACCGCGTCGGGGCGAACGCCGGTCACCGCTGGACGGCCCCGGCGATCAGCTCGGCGACGCGCTTCGGGGTGACTCCCGAGGTGTGTCGACGTGGGTCCCGTCGATCGACGCGATCACGCCGCGGGCTGCAGGGGCTCGTCGGGTGGGCCGTGCTCAGGCGAACCGCACGCTCGCCTCGCCCGTCCCGTCCATGACACCGGGACCGGCTCCGTCCCCGGCGGCAGGCGTGCGGCGCACCGTCAGCACGCCGTCGCGCATCTGCTTGCGGATCTGGAACCCGCTGCTCGGGATCGGGCGGACCGCGCCGGTCTCGTCGACGAAGTCGAACCGCTGGAAGGCCTCGTAGACGCCGTCGCTGGTGCTCGCCGCGGACGCCGGCTGCTCGTCGGTGACCGGCTCCGCTCCCTCGTCGCGGGGCTCGGGTCGGCTCACGGTGCTGATCGTCAGGAGGTCGACCATGCTCCCGCCGGGGAACCACGCGCCGAAGTCCCGCTGCGCGACGGCCGGCGCGGACGCGAACCAGCCGGTGGCCTGCTGCGTCGTGACGGACTCCAGGATGGCGACGCCGCTCGTCTGCAGCCGCTTCTCGTCCTCGCCGTACAGCGAGATCCCGAAGGACATCCCGCAGTGGTGCTCGGCCGACCCGGGGACCTGCGCACCGTCGAGAACCTGCGGGTCACGCATGAGCAGGAAGGCGGGCCGCCCCGGCTCGTAGGGCTCGGTGTCGTCGGTCAGCAGGTGGTGGACGACGACGCTGCCGTCGAGCCGGCGCAGCAGCACCTCGTCGCGGGTGAACGGGCTCACGAGCTCGTGGTCGCGCCCGAAGTCGTCCACGAGCCACGTCCCCCGGGGCAGCGCGTGCACGTTCTCGGGGCGGACCGCGCGGCGCTCGGGCACCGTGGTCCACAGCGCCCGCTGCACGGCGAGGGTCGTGGCCCGGTTGCCTGCGGCGCGCTGGAGGGCCAGCACCGCGGACTCCCGGGGACCGGCCGGGCGCGACCGGGGCCGCGCGGCGAGCGCCGCGACCTGGGGCGCGGGGACGCGCAGCACACCCATGGGGCCGACGCTAACGGCGGGACCGGCCCGTCGCCGCGCGACGCTCAGGCCCGCCGCGCCTCGACGACGAGGAGCGGTGCGTCGTCGGTGCACGGGGAGCGGGACCAGTCGCCCCAGACGTGCGCGACGTCGAACCCCGCCTCGGCGAGCTGGCGCTCGAGCTGCTCGCGTTCGCGGAACTCCAGGGTCAGCCGCTCGACGACGAGCTCGCCGAGGTCCGTGAGCTCGTTGGAGAAGGTGAGCAGCACACGCCCCGGCTCCAGCTCCTCGGCCTCCGTCCACTCCCGCAGCGGGCCGTGGTCGGTGGGGCGGGTCGTCGGCTCGGCGCCCGCCCAGGCCTCCCAGGCACGCACGCGCGGGTTGCGGCTCTCGAAGACGAGCACGCCGCCGGGCCGCAGCGCGTCGTGCAGGTCCGCCAGGGTCCGCTGCCACGCGGGGTCGGGGATGTGCTGCGCGACGTTGCCCGTCATGAGCGCGAGGTCGAACGGGCCGTCGGGGACGTCGCGCGAGTCGCCGTGCACCCACGTCACGCGGTCGCCGCCGGGGCGCCGCGCGGCGTACGCGAGCATCGTGGCGGACGGGTCGACGCCCACGACCCGGCGCCCGGGCCGCACGAGGGCCGCGGTGACGAGGCCGGTCCCGCAGCCGAGGTCCAGCACGGACGTCGCGCCGATCGCGTCGGCGAGCTCGCGGACGTGGTCCAGGTCGGGCCCCGCGGGGTTGTCGGTGTCGTACAGCTCCACGAGCCGGGCGTCGTAGTCGGGCACGCGCCGACGCTAGGTCGCCGCGCGGCGGCGGGCCTAGCGGATTCGTCGCCGGGTGGGTCCCCTCCTCCCGTGGGGGGAGACGGCGGCCGCGCGGGTTTCCGCCGGCGGTCGGTGCTGGGCGCTGCGCCGTCTTCGTAGCGTCGCCGACGGACGCCCGCACGGGCCCGACGACGAGGAGACGCGATGATCGAGGTGGAGGCGCTGACCAAGCGCTACGGCAGCACGACGGCGGTCGACGGCCTGACGTTCACCGCGCGGCCGGGGACGGTCACGGGGTTCCTCGGGCCGAACGGCGCGGGCAAGTCGAC
This genomic interval carries:
- a CDS encoding TerD family protein: MSSPLELAKGQNAPWPDAGLLVEVVGAAVADCDVSVLLVDERQRVASSDDFVFYNQPSAPGATLEPGTPARVRLTLAAVPARVHAVLCLVSVDAHRPPLGALPPLTAVLRGADGTERARFALAGLTSERAVVAVEVYRRGPAWKVRAVGQGYDGGLAQAVTEHGVDVDDDAPAAHAAPAAPAAHGAAPPPAPAPAAMGPTTPPGTSDGERLLRHAAAIFEDAARSTAALRSSVGYADGRRDEALAALVADPRLRGGPEYARAAATAERERDDLVAQARARHDADLRQLGGELATFEARLPAAMAPWASGAWRGWRPPTVPSPAVRVGELHVEEAPTLRFPMLLGLPLSQPLWVDTATGTGAAAVRMVRALVTRLLAAHPAGGLEVHVVDLTGGLAPSLAALAQPGSRVMTTPAATSVAAAAGVLDALVRRVDLVQMARSAGAMDALDGAGGARLLVLHDFPTALDDAAVGRVRYLVDEGPASGVQVLLTGERSPVLDGSPLVTTLFRESLRLPVEPDDHIADGWTGTQWRYTPDLGPDDATVLDGVLRAAAGTDRA
- a CDS encoding TerD family protein; its protein translation is MDQLTKGANAPLTAPRVTLTVDVPAPADLSALLVTESGKVRSDADFVFYNQPTGPGVRCVQPSAGQPWRVEVDLASVPADVHAVRLVTSLDDTSATFGRVGQPVARVADDAGTPLFAFTMDDLATESIVVALELYRRAGAWKVRAVGQGYAGGLADLITDHGVSVEDAPPPAPPAPAAAVPPPPAAAPPVVAPPVVAPPTAAPPVPAAPPAPAETGEVQLTKARPVSLTKGQKVTLTKDGGVALTMIRMGLGWDPVRKRGMFGSREVEIDLDASAILFAGTDPVDVAFYNNLRTRDGSVQHTGDNRTGEGEGDDETILIDLTRVPVHVTNVMLVVTSYEGHTFEQVQNAFCRLVDQTTGAELARYTLAGGMPYTGMLMARVYRHGSAWKLQAVGEGMQARVPTDTLPALARYLG
- a CDS encoding MerR family transcriptional regulator, translating into MHDDLLSIGELARAGGLPVTALRYYDATGVLRPAHVDPVTGYRWYTGAQVHPARLVASLRRAGLPVADLVAVLRAPEHAAVVLDRHRRRLVEDLVAAQAHLDDAAGLLAAPARCVVAADALVGAVGAVRHAVGAADARWPGLAGVLLHLDGATLRLVGCDRSRLAVASVPVAEPSGPPVRVLAPPAFLDALTAATLPASGPVTLHPHRLEVLGRTSAALAGAYPDYERLLPPSGLPAATMASGALTEAVVGAGDVVVVRLDGGRVALAPPRPGDTLGYSRSFLLDAVRAARAEHVALSLDDERAALGVSPADRPADVGLVMPVLLHR
- a CDS encoding MFS transporter, encoding MTVVDAPAPPLPRTYLVWLAGLTVGRLGDATLAFALGWAATGLGGTTAALVLASGGLPRVVLLLVGGAVADRSGARRLLVAGEAALLVLAAVLAVALARFGTPTWLLAGAAAALGTVTALCLPASGSMPRRLVPDGLLARALAVRQGSGQVVLLAAAPLGGLLVGAGGLQAVAWGAVAASAVSLCSLLVVRERADPATVDGAVRRAAPSALGVVLRTPGLGAALLLTGASAALALPVATLLVPLLGRTSGWGPGATGAVTGAVGVGSVCAALLAARPARRAGRATTLPLATGLTVSTAGIVLVAAGGSSAPAVAAVGGLVLGFGNGALAARLAPLVLGTAPRTHLARVQALVGLVQAVPVMATTAALGAVAERTTPGAALVLTAAGLAACAVWARRRFTG
- a CDS encoding class I SAM-dependent methyltransferase — protein: MPDYDARLVELYDTDNPAGPDLDHVRELADAIGATSVLDLGCGTGLVTAALVRPGRRVVGVDPSATMLAYAARRPGGDRVTWVHGDSRDVPDGPFDLALMTGNVAQHIPDPAWQRTLADLHDALRPGGVLVFESRNPRVRAWEAWAGAEPTTRPTDHGPLREWTEAEELEPGRVLLTFSNELTDLGELVVERLTLEFREREQLERQLAEAGFDVAHVWGDWSRSPCTDDAPLLVVEARRA